A single region of the Malaclemys terrapin pileata isolate rMalTer1 chromosome 2, rMalTer1.hap1, whole genome shotgun sequence genome encodes:
- the YTHDF3 gene encoding YTH domain-containing family protein 3 → MSATSVDQRPKGQGNKVSVQNGSIHQKDAVNDDDFEPYLSSQTNQSNSYPPMSDPYMPSYYAPSIGFPYSLSEAAWSTAGDPPMPYLTAYGQMSNGEHHYIPDGVFSQPGALGNTPPFLGQHGFNFFPGNADFSTWGTSGSQGQSTQSSAYSSSYGYPPSSLGRAIADGQAGFGNDTLSKVPGISSIEQGMTGLKIGGDMTAAVTKTVGSALSSTGMTSIAANSVPPVSSSAPKPTSWAAIARKPAKPQPKLKPKGNVGIGGPAVPPPPIKHNMNIGTWDEKGSVVKAPPSQPILPPQTIIQQPQPLIQPPPLVQSQLPQQQPQPPQPPQQQGPQQQAQPHQLQQQQQLQNRWVAPRNRGVGFSQNNGGAGSENFGLGVVPVSSSPGVEVHPVLEKLKAINNYNPKDFDWNLKNGRVFIIKSYSEDDIHRSIKYSIWCSTEHGNKRLDAAYRSLNGKGPLYLLFSVNGSGHFCGVAEMKSVVDYNAYAGVWSQDKWKGKFDVKWIFVKDVPNNQLRHIRLENNDNKPVTNSRDTQEVPLEKAKQVLKIIATFKHTTSIFDDFAHYEKRQEEEEAMRRERNRNKQ, encoded by the exons TTTCAGTACAAAACGGTTCGATTCATCAAAAGGATGCAGTAAATGATGATGACTTTGAGCCATATCTAAGTAGCCAGACAAATCAG AGTAACAGCTATCCACCAATGTCAGACCCATACATGCCTAGTTATTATGCACCATCCATTGGATTTCCATATTCTCTAAGTGAAGCAGCATGGTCCACTGCAGGGGACCCTCCAATGCCATACTTAACAGCCTATGGACAGATGAGCAATGGTGAACATCACTATATACCTGATGGTGTGTTTAGTCAACCTGGGGCTTTAGGAAATACCCCTCCATTCCTTGGTCAACatggatttaatttttttcctgggaATGCAGATTTCTCTACATGGGGGACAAGTGGATCTCAGGGACAATCAACACAAAGCTCTGCTTATAGCAGCAGCTATGGCTATCCACCTAGCTCTCTTGGTAGAGCCATAGCAGATGGACAGGCTGGATTTGGCAATGATACTTTGAGCAAGGTGCCTGGGATTAGCAGCATTGAACAAGGCATGACTGGACTGAAAATTGGTGGGGATATGACAGCTGCTGTAACAAAAACTGTAGGTTCAGCTCTGAGCAGTACAGGTATGACCAGCATTGCAGCAAATAGTGTGCCCCCAGTTAGCAGTTCAGCACCTAAACCAACCTCCTGGGCTGCCATCgctaggaagcctgctaaacctCAGCCGAAACTCAAGCCTAAGGGTAATGTGGGAATTGGGGGCCCCGCTGTACCACCACCTCCTATAAAACACAACATGAACATTGGAACTTGGGATGAGAAAGGATCAGTGGTCAAAGCACCCCCTTCCCAGCCAATACTGCCTCCTCAGACTATCATACAGCAGCCTCAGCCATTAATTCAACCACCACCATTGGTGCAAAGCCAACTGCCTCAACAGCAGCCTCAGCCACCACAACCACCACAGCAACAAGGACCTCAGCAGCAGGCCCAGCCTCACCAgttgcagcagcaacagcagctgcaAAACCGCTGGGTAGCTCCTCGTAACAGGGGCGTGGGCTTCAGCCAGAACAATGGAGGAGCTGGCAGCGAAAACTTTGGCTTAGGTGTTGTACCTGTCAGCTCTTCCCCTGGTGTAGAGGTGCACCCAGTACTGGAGAAACTAAAGGCCATAAACAACTATAATCCCAAAGACTTTGATTGGAATCTGAAGAATGGACGGGTGTTTATAATCAAAAGCTATTCGGAGGACGATATACACCGCTCCATTAAATACTCTATCTGGTGTAGTACTGAACATGGTAATAAACGCTTGGATGCTGCTTACCGTTCCCTGAATGGGAAAGGTCCACTCTATTTACTCTTCAGTGTGAATGGCAGTGGACATTTTTGTGGAGTGGCTGAGATGAAGTCTGTTGTGGACTACAATGCATATGCCGGAGTCTGGTCTCAGGATAAGTGGAAGGGGAAGTTTGATGTTAAGTGGATCTTTGTCAAAGACGTTCCCAATAACCAGCTGCGGCACATTCGTTTGGAAAACAATGACAACAAACCGGTTACCAATTCGAGGGACACTCAAGAGGTACCCCTAGAAAAAGCCAAGCAAGTGCTTAAAATAATTGCTACTTTCAAGCATACCACCTCAATCTTTGATGACTTTGCACACTATGAAAAGCGtcaagaggaggaggaagccatGCGTAGG